The following proteins are co-located in the Deinococcus aquaedulcis genome:
- a CDS encoding chromate transporter, which yields MSADPWDILLTFTRLGLVSFGGANLPEIERVLVEQKGWITPQVLAGGFALGQLMPGPNMLAMTHYGFAAGGWWGALAATAGFYGPTALLSAAAMLAWQRLSRWRWLPPLRSALLPFGAGVLLAGALVLGRSSLHSWPAAVIAVAAFVLLQRTRVNAAVVVLGAAGLGALLGL from the coding sequence ATGAGCGCCGACCCCTGGGACATCCTGCTCACCTTTACCCGGCTGGGGCTCGTGAGTTTCGGGGGAGCCAACCTGCCCGAAATTGAACGGGTACTGGTGGAGCAAAAAGGCTGGATTACCCCGCAGGTGCTGGCCGGCGGCTTTGCCCTGGGGCAGCTCATGCCGGGACCCAACATGCTGGCCATGACCCACTACGGCTTTGCCGCCGGGGGCTGGTGGGGGGCGCTGGCCGCCACCGCAGGCTTTTATGGCCCCACCGCCCTGCTGAGCGCGGCGGCCATGCTGGCGTGGCAGCGCCTGAGCCGCTGGCGCTGGTTGCCGCCCCTGCGCAGCGCGCTGCTGCCTTTTGGCGCTGGGGTGCTGCTGGCGGGCGCGCTGGTGCTGGGGCGCAGCAGCCTGCACAGCTGGCCCGCCGCCGTGATCGCCGTGGCCGCCTTTGTGCTGCTGCAGCGCACGCGGGTCAACGCGGCGGTGGTGGTGCTGGGCGCGGCGGGGCTGGGCGCGCTGCTGGGGCTGTAG
- a CDS encoding phosphotransferase family protein, which translates to MAPSPYATPLQHADLPAAVRAMLGPGPLQEPPQQGRTSRVAFALDTGGRPVVVKRSVGPHLELLRREARALGALHPLGVPAPTPLLYLEHAAPAGPGGWLVTPRWPGLTLEAALRTQEDPGRRAALLADFGTALARLHATPPPPGFGGPDWLAGALTTAARLNPAVDAAHLAQLRREQPGGRAMTLIHGDLFLDNVMVTQGRVTGFIDWGFAAVGDPRYDVAVAIHELGPADQAAFVEGYGPAAQLTPQETDFFVGVALLF; encoded by the coding sequence ATGGCTCCGTCCCCCTACGCCACCCCCCTGCAGCACGCTGACCTGCCCGCAGCGGTCCGGGCGATGCTGGGCCCCGGACCCCTGCAGGAGCCCCCGCAACAGGGCCGCACGTCCCGCGTGGCCTTTGCGCTGGACACCGGGGGCAGGCCTGTTGTGGTCAAACGCTCGGTGGGGCCACACCTGGAACTGCTGCGGCGCGAGGCCCGCGCATTGGGTGCCCTGCACCCGCTGGGCGTGCCCGCCCCGACACCGCTGCTGTACCTGGAACACGCGGCGCCCGCTGGCCCCGGGGGCTGGCTGGTCACCCCGCGCTGGCCCGGCCTGACGCTGGAGGCGGCCCTGCGCACCCAGGAAGACCCGGGGCGCCGCGCCGCCTTACTGGCCGACTTCGGCACGGCCCTGGCGAGGCTGCACGCGACGCCACCACCACCCGGTTTCGGCGGCCCCGACTGGCTGGCCGGGGCCCTGACCACCGCTGCCCGCCTGAACCCAGCGGTCGACGCCGCCCACCTTGCCCAGTTGCGCCGCGAGCAGCCCGGCGGCCGGGCGATGACCCTCATTCACGGCGACCTTTTTCTGGACAACGTGATGGTGACCCAGGGACGCGTCACTGGCTTTATTGACTGGGGATTCGCGGCGGTGGGCGACCCCCGTTATGACGTGGCGGTGGCGATCCACGAGCTGGGCCCGGCGGATCAGGCGGCTTTTGTAGAAGGCTACGGCCCGGCTGCGCAGTTGACCCCCCAGGAAACCGACTTCTTCGTTGGGGTCGCCCTGCTGTTCTGA
- a CDS encoding AAA family ATPase — protein sequence MLHSITLQGFKSFADRTRLEFGPGVSAVIGPNGSGKSNVVEAIRWATHQARARELRAGRASELIFHGSGGKAPLGLAEVQLELHTAQGRVNLARRIYRDGTAEQDLGGRPARVRDVQSALRGTGLGPGGLAVIGQGEVSGVVQAEGKTLLGYVQEAAGLSRAVSARQETEARLREADTHLGALRLVLGEREAVLARLARAAQEARDWRTLSLRVLTLEDALRRERQAALTRDIAAARAEGAELEARSAALGAEVQAAAAAVERAREAAQDARARRDAYAGALETLRAARDAAAQAGRYRDHLLGERAALQAELDALPRTPPEVPAPDLPALDTALLAARSGAEGAEAQARRLDAELSRARTLVARAAEAQAREAGGRETLRAELERAQGNLDTTLESLHAAEERLDTARHAREHAEAAYRALQAEREAALNHERHLRGELARVNASVAPLRRERERLEQTLNSYARYGEGARNALRLDHPGIVGSVADLLTVPAEYETALGAALGRRLEQVVVHRAEDAREIIDELKRVGGRATFLPLDLIRARPRRDAALLREDGVVGNLADLCPSDPPLVSEAILADTLVVRDLRAANRIARTHSSRPRLVTLDGELVEPGGAITGGRARDTGAGVLTDQRRFQELDAELDDADRQSARLGAELKKVEAALAGGAAAHDTLLAARERAAQEEAAAERRAAELGAQARSLEAHRDRLSARLGPDTPAPMDSAVPLPDLNALETALAGARHEAEGRRAAERAAAETLALAREADAAWRAYRTGRARAGDLRARLEASEAALQTQEAHLAAAVTEVTRREAALGTLDENEYARAEYVREQAAQTYANLIAAQNKARARLDEVRLLVARREGLQEPLPDGCLPPGTPREWTAELTRTRAALEALGPVNARAEADHAAEAELLAAVRAELHDAETAATELRAHLHDLETAEGHATAAAFDRVNAAFREYSAQLLGGQGELEGERDEAGRLRGLRLAVQPKGKRTRSMTLLSAGERTMAGLGFLFALNHAGGEGGAGGLPLAVLDEVDAPLDEANIRRFTAFLKLFSERGAQFLLVTHQKATMEIASALWGVTTDQTGASRVLSIKQPEDAKAG from the coding sequence ATGCTGCACAGCATCACCCTCCAAGGCTTCAAAAGTTTCGCGGACCGGACCCGGCTGGAATTCGGGCCCGGCGTCAGTGCGGTCATTGGGCCCAACGGCAGCGGCAAAAGCAACGTTGTCGAGGCCATTCGCTGGGCCACCCACCAGGCCCGCGCCCGCGAGTTGCGCGCCGGCCGGGCCTCGGAGCTGATTTTCCACGGCAGCGGTGGCAAGGCCCCGCTGGGGCTGGCCGAGGTGCAGCTGGAGCTGCACACCGCGCAGGGCCGGGTGAATCTGGCCCGGCGCATCTACCGCGACGGCACGGCCGAGCAGGACCTGGGGGGCCGCCCCGCCCGCGTGCGCGACGTGCAGAGCGCCCTGCGCGGCACGGGTCTGGGGCCCGGGGGGCTGGCGGTGATCGGGCAGGGCGAGGTCAGCGGGGTGGTGCAGGCCGAGGGCAAGACGCTGCTGGGCTACGTGCAGGAAGCGGCCGGGCTGTCGCGCGCGGTGTCGGCGCGGCAGGAGACTGAAGCGCGGCTGCGCGAGGCCGACACCCACCTAGGCGCGCTGCGGCTGGTGCTGGGCGAGCGAGAAGCGGTCCTGGCCCGGCTGGCCCGCGCCGCCCAGGAGGCCCGCGACTGGCGCACCCTGAGCCTGCGCGTGCTGACCCTGGAAGATGCCCTGCGCCGCGAGCGGCAGGCCGCGCTGACCCGCGACATCGCCGCCGCCCGCGCCGAGGGCGCCGAGCTGGAGGCCCGCAGCGCCGCTCTGGGCGCTGAGGTGCAGGCCGCCGCCGCCGCCGTGGAGCGGGCCCGCGAGGCCGCCCAGGATGCCCGCGCCCGCCGCGACGCCTACGCGGGCGCCCTGGAAACCCTGCGCGCCGCCCGTGACGCCGCTGCGCAGGCCGGGCGCTACCGCGACCACCTGCTGGGTGAGCGCGCCGCCCTGCAGGCCGAACTGGACGCCCTGCCCAGAACCCCGCCCGAGGTGCCGGCCCCCGACCTGCCCGCCCTGGACACCGCCCTGCTGGCCGCCCGCAGCGGCGCCGAGGGCGCCGAGGCCCAGGCCCGCCGCCTGGACGCCGAGCTGTCGCGCGCCCGCACCCTGGTGGCCCGCGCCGCCGAGGCCCAGGCCCGCGAGGCCGGGGGCCGCGAGACCCTGCGCGCCGAACTGGAGCGCGCCCAGGGCAACCTGGACACCACCCTGGAGAGCCTGCACGCCGCCGAGGAACGCCTGGACACCGCGCGCCACGCCCGCGAGCACGCCGAAGCCGCCTACCGCGCCCTGCAGGCCGAGCGCGAGGCCGCCCTGAACCATGAGCGGCACCTGCGCGGCGAACTGGCGCGCGTGAACGCCAGCGTGGCGCCGCTGCGCCGCGAACGCGAGCGCCTGGAACAGACCCTGAATTCGTACGCCCGCTACGGGGAGGGCGCCCGCAATGCCCTACGGCTGGACCACCCTGGCATCGTGGGCTCGGTGGCGGACCTCTTGACTGTGCCCGCCGAGTACGAGACCGCGCTGGGGGCCGCGCTGGGCCGGCGACTGGAACAGGTGGTCGTGCACCGGGCCGAAGACGCCCGCGAGATCATTGACGAACTCAAGCGGGTGGGGGGCCGCGCCACCTTCCTGCCCCTGGACCTGATCCGCGCCCGCCCACGCCGCGACGCCGCCCTGCTGCGCGAGGACGGGGTGGTGGGCAACCTCGCTGACCTGTGTCCCAGCGATCCGCCGCTGGTGAGCGAAGCCATTCTGGCCGACACCCTGGTGGTGCGGGACCTGCGCGCCGCCAACCGCATCGCCCGCACGCACAGCAGCCGCCCCCGGTTGGTCACTCTGGACGGCGAACTGGTGGAGCCCGGCGGCGCGATCACCGGGGGCCGCGCGCGCGACACGGGTGCGGGCGTGCTGACCGACCAGCGCCGCTTTCAGGAGCTGGACGCCGAACTGGACGACGCCGACCGCCAGAGTGCCCGCCTGGGCGCCGAATTGAAGAAGGTGGAAGCCGCGCTGGCCGGGGGCGCCGCCGCGCACGATACCCTGCTGGCCGCCCGCGAACGCGCCGCGCAGGAAGAGGCGGCGGCCGAGCGCCGCGCCGCCGAACTGGGCGCGCAGGCCCGCAGCCTGGAAGCCCACCGCGACCGCCTCTCGGCCCGCCTGGGCCCCGACACCCCTGCGCCCATGGACTCCGCCGTGCCCCTGCCCGACCTGAATGCCCTGGAGACGGCCCTGGCCGGTGCCCGCCACGAGGCCGAGGGTCGCCGCGCCGCCGAACGCGCCGCCGCTGAAACCCTGGCCCTGGCCCGCGAGGCTGACGCCGCGTGGCGCGCCTACCGCACCGGCCGCGCCCGCGCCGGGGACCTGCGCGCCCGCCTGGAGGCCAGCGAAGCGGCCCTGCAGACCCAGGAGGCCCACCTTGCCGCCGCCGTGACCGAGGTGACCCGACGCGAAGCCGCTCTGGGCACCCTGGACGAGAACGAATACGCCCGCGCCGAATACGTCCGCGAGCAGGCCGCCCAGACCTACGCGAACCTCATTGCCGCGCAGAACAAGGCCCGCGCCCGCCTGGACGAGGTGCGCCTGCTGGTGGCCCGGCGCGAGGGGCTGCAAGAACCCCTGCCCGATGGCTGCCTGCCCCCCGGCACCCCGCGCGAGTGGACGGCCGAACTGACCCGCACCCGCGCTGCCCTGGAGGCCCTGGGCCCGGTGAACGCCCGCGCCGAGGCCGACCACGCCGCCGAGGCCGAGCTGCTGGCCGCCGTGCGCGCCGAACTGCACGACGCCGAAACGGCCGCGACTGAACTGCGCGCCCACCTGCACGACCTCGAAACCGCCGAGGGCCACGCCACGGCCGCCGCCTTTGACCGGGTGAACGCCGCCTTCCGCGAGTACAGTGCCCAGCTGCTGGGCGGCCAGGGCGAACTGGAAGGCGAGCGTGACGAAGCCGGTCGCCTGCGCGGTCTGCGGCTGGCGGTGCAGCCCAAAGGAAAACGCACCCGCTCCATGACCCTGCTGTCGGCAGGCGAGCGCACCATGGCGGGGCTGGGGTTCCTGTTTGCGCTGAACCATGCGGGCGGCGAAGGCGGCGCCGGGGGCCTGCCCCTGGCCGTGCTGGACGAGGTGGACGCCCCGCTGGACGAGGCCAACATCCGCCGCTTTACCGCTTTTTTAAAGCTGTTCAGCGAGCGCGGCGCCCAGTTCCTACTGGTGACCCACCAGAAGGCCACCATGGAAATTGCCAGTGCGCTGTGGGGCGTCACCACCGACCAGACCGGCGCCAGCCGCGTGCTGAGCATCAAGCAGCCCGAGGATGCCAAAGCCGGGTAG
- a CDS encoding GerMN domain-containing protein has product MKALRKLFSLFNVVAAALFVSSVLALQAVQRTPPTPTPPKPDLEERQALKVKVYFTDPQVQRLKPETRTIQVVQTNPRAVAQAAVNVWAQGPYDRGLLSLVPAGGAAPKVYLRGQHFFVDLPESYAKLRYGTSGERMLLCTLTRTLLDARGQDVTFLLGGQTVETLGHMDLREPYTRADCAEQ; this is encoded by the coding sequence ATGAAGGCGCTGCGCAAGCTGTTCTCGCTGTTCAATGTCGTGGCCGCCGCGCTGTTCGTGTCCTCGGTGCTGGCCCTGCAGGCGGTGCAGCGCACGCCGCCCACGCCCACGCCCCCCAAGCCGGACCTGGAAGAGCGCCAGGCCCTGAAGGTCAAGGTGTATTTCACCGACCCTCAGGTACAGCGCCTGAAGCCCGAAACCCGCACCATTCAGGTCGTGCAGACCAACCCGCGCGCCGTGGCCCAGGCCGCCGTGAACGTGTGGGCCCAGGGCCCCTACGACCGGGGCCTGCTGAGCCTGGTGCCGGCAGGCGGCGCGGCCCCCAAGGTGTATCTGCGCGGGCAGCACTTTTTCGTGGACCTGCCGGAGAGCTACGCCAAACTGCGCTACGGCACCAGCGGCGAGCGCATGCTGCTGTGTACCCTCACCCGCACCCTGCTGGATGCCCGGGGCCAGGACGTGACCTTCCTGCTGGGCGGCCAGACCGTGGAAACCTTGGGCCACATGGACCTGCGCGAGCCCTACACCCGCGCCGACTGCGCGGAGCAGTGA
- a CDS encoding N-acetylmuramoyl-L-alanine amidase: protein MKAAATARPRAALRLLSAGLLLLGLAGAQIAFSRLNLAGQPVDSIQLYGAEYASQSALSGLLTVTREGQIVRVTGLGHTLLLPIDEDQQRATTDFNTVQLDTRRLQARAATLVNGNLYLPVDTLATGLGAQYEPGKLTVPAPQLLGVSSRAGRDTDRLVLDLSRDVAVQDEQRGDRVVVTLRGLKGEARRYTTRGAFVPSAEVARSGEDLTVTLPLNAGSGYRVYKVVRPGNVRVVVDAGPGVGRSSPEVLTRVTAPLIVLDPVRVPGVGRDVTLEVARRAAELLSKFGWQVRMTRDASQTLPREDALRLIRQSDVYLALDLGRLPGAQRGGVTVYEQTGRASAPLINAIRAGAAPPYAPLVVAGPGSTRRLGELLRGELKAGGVTAGRETTSRVLSLGEAPQAALLLELGWAGNAEDLAKLGVNQRLQVMAVAVARSVATYLTARANNNANISASGAAGAQP from the coding sequence GTGAAGGCCGCTGCGACTGCCCGTCCCCGCGCCGCCCTGCGCCTGCTGAGCGCGGGTCTGCTGCTGCTGGGCCTTGCGGGGGCCCAGATTGCCTTTAGCCGCCTGAATCTGGCGGGGCAGCCGGTGGACAGCATTCAGCTGTACGGCGCCGAATACGCCAGCCAGAGTGCCCTGAGCGGCCTGCTCACCGTGACCCGCGAAGGCCAGATTGTGCGGGTGACGGGCCTGGGCCACACCCTGCTGCTGCCCATTGACGAGGACCAGCAGCGGGCCACCACCGATTTCAACACGGTGCAGCTGGACACCCGCCGCCTGCAAGCGCGCGCCGCCACACTGGTGAACGGCAATCTGTACCTGCCGGTAGACACCCTGGCCACCGGCCTGGGCGCCCAGTACGAACCCGGCAAGCTGACGGTGCCTGCGCCACAACTGCTGGGCGTGAGCAGCCGCGCCGGGCGCGACACCGACCGGCTGGTGCTGGACCTCTCGCGCGACGTGGCTGTGCAGGACGAACAGCGCGGCGACCGCGTGGTGGTCACCCTGCGCGGCCTGAAAGGCGAGGCGCGCCGCTACACCACCCGGGGGGCTTTTGTGCCCTCGGCAGAGGTGGCGCGCAGCGGCGAGGACCTGACCGTGACCCTGCCCCTGAACGCGGGCAGTGGCTACCGGGTGTACAAGGTGGTGCGCCCCGGCAACGTGCGCGTGGTGGTGGATGCCGGGCCCGGGGTGGGCCGCAGCAGCCCCGAAGTGCTGACCCGGGTGACCGCCCCCCTGATCGTGCTGGACCCGGTGCGGGTACCCGGCGTGGGCCGCGACGTGACCCTGGAGGTGGCCCGGCGCGCGGCCGAACTGCTGTCCAAGTTCGGCTGGCAGGTGCGCATGACCCGCGACGCCAGCCAGACCCTGCCCCGCGAGGACGCCCTGCGGCTGATCCGTCAGAGCGACGTGTATCTGGCCCTGGACCTGGGGCGCCTGCCCGGGGCCCAGCGCGGCGGCGTGACCGTGTACGAGCAGACCGGCCGGGCCAGCGCGCCGCTGATCAACGCGATTCGTGCCGGGGCGGCGCCGCCCTATGCGCCGCTGGTGGTGGCGGGCCCAGGCAGCACCCGCCGCCTGGGTGAGCTGCTGCGCGGCGAGCTGAAGGCCGGGGGCGTGACCGCTGGCCGGGAAACCACCAGCCGCGTGCTGTCGCTGGGCGAGGCCCCCCAGGCGGCCCTGCTGCTGGAACTGGGCTGGGCGGGCAACGCCGAGGATCTGGCCAAGCTGGGCGTGAACCAGCGCCTGCAGGTGATGGCGGTGGCGGTGGCCCGCTCGGTGGCGACCTACCTCACGGCCCGCGCCAACAACAATGCCAACATCAGTGCCAGCGGCGCGGCAGGGGCGCAGCCATGA
- the smpB gene encoding SsrA-binding protein SmpB, with protein MPRVYTNRRAHYEYELLERFEAGISLTGSEVKSVRAGGVDFRDAFARLQGGNVELEGLYIPTYKEATYNNHEPRRTRRLLLNREEIGKLKRGLEQKGLTLVPTKLYQKGRYFKVELALARGKKLHDKRRAEAEKTVRRELREL; from the coding sequence ATGCCCCGCGTGTACACGAACCGCCGCGCTCATTACGAGTACGAATTATTAGAGCGCTTCGAGGCGGGCATCAGCCTGACGGGCAGTGAGGTCAAGAGCGTGCGGGCGGGCGGCGTGGATTTCCGCGACGCCTTTGCGCGGTTGCAGGGCGGCAACGTGGAGCTGGAAGGGCTGTACATCCCGACCTATAAAGAAGCCACCTACAACAACCACGAGCCCCGCCGCACCCGCCGCCTGCTGCTGAACCGCGAGGAAATTGGCAAATTAAAGCGCGGCCTGGAGCAGAAGGGTCTGACCCTGGTGCCGACCAAGCTGTACCAGAAGGGCCGCTATTTCAAGGTGGAACTGGCCCTGGCGCGCGGCAAGAAACTGCACGACAAGCGCCGCGCTGAGGCCGAAAAGACCGTGCGCCGGGAGCTGCGCGAGCTGTGA
- a CDS encoding SDR family oxidoreductase has translation MTGQTQQGKSAFLTGASKGIGRAVAQALVQEGYGVTITSRHQGEIEEVAAQLGTQARGVACDVKDPHALQAAVDAHVAAFGGLDVLFVNAGVGHFASVADLSIEQWQDVIDTNLSGAFYTVKAAIPALSQRGGYVFTLSSLAGKNPFAGGGAYNASKFGLNGLSEVLMLELRDRGIKVTQIMPGSVATHFNGHTPNDQDAWKIQPEDLAQLTVDLLRMPARTLPSRVEVRPSRPKK, from the coding sequence ATGACCGGCCAGACGCAGCAGGGCAAAAGCGCTTTTCTCACCGGGGCCAGCAAGGGCATTGGGCGGGCGGTGGCCCAGGCCCTGGTGCAGGAGGGCTACGGGGTCACGATCACCAGCCGCCACCAGGGCGAGATTGAAGAGGTGGCGGCGCAGCTGGGCACCCAGGCCCGGGGCGTGGCCTGCGACGTGAAAGACCCCCACGCCCTGCAGGCCGCCGTGGACGCGCATGTGGCGGCGTTTGGCGGGCTGGACGTGCTGTTTGTGAATGCGGGCGTGGGCCACTTTGCCTCTGTGGCCGACCTGAGCATTGAGCAGTGGCAGGACGTGATTGACACTAACCTCAGCGGGGCCTTTTACACGGTCAAGGCGGCGATTCCGGCGCTGTCGCAGCGCGGCGGGTACGTTTTTACCCTGTCCAGTTTGGCGGGCAAGAACCCCTTTGCGGGTGGCGGCGCCTACAACGCTAGCAAGTTCGGCCTGAACGGCCTGTCCGAGGTGCTGATGCTGGAGCTGCGCGACCGGGGCATCAAGGTCACCCAGATCATGCCTGGTAGCGTGGCGACGCACTTTAACGGCCACACCCCGAATGACCAGGACGCCTGGAAAATTCAGCCTGAGGACCTTGCGCAGCTGACCGTGGACCTGCTGCGCATGCCCGCGCGCACCCTGCCCAGCCGCGTGGAGGTGCGGCCCAGCCGGCCGAAGAAGTAG
- a CDS encoding MazG family protein yields the protein MQDLLTIMRRLRGPGGCPWDQEQTHQSLRPYLLEEAAEAADAAAGGGGPELADELGDVLLQVAFHSVIGEEAGTFSYRDVERSIVEKLVRRHPHVFGDTAVAGSAEVVANWQTIKAAERGGRPRSALERVPAGLGALSREAQAQKLSAQRVGAQQGGGAPEGEPDERQARALAALQGAPATPESVAQVLSAVVAWARAAGVDPELALRDHTTAALRALDAGAAAQGTGQPRD from the coding sequence ATGCAGGACCTACTGACCATCATGCGCCGCCTGCGCGGGCCCGGCGGCTGCCCGTGGGACCAGGAGCAGACCCACCAGTCCCTGCGCCCCTACCTGCTAGAAGAAGCCGCCGAGGCCGCCGACGCTGCAGCCGGGGGCGGCGGCCCCGAACTGGCCGACGAACTGGGCGACGTGCTGCTGCAGGTGGCCTTTCACAGCGTCATTGGCGAGGAGGCTGGCACCTTTTCTTACAGGGACGTGGAACGGAGCATCGTGGAGAAGCTGGTGCGGCGTCACCCCCACGTGTTCGGAGACACAGCGGTGGCAGGCAGCGCCGAGGTGGTCGCCAACTGGCAGACCATCAAGGCGGCCGAGCGCGGCGGGCGGCCCAGAAGCGCCCTGGAGCGCGTACCCGCTGGCCTGGGGGCCCTGAGCCGCGAGGCCCAGGCCCAGAAACTGAGCGCGCAACGAGTGGGCGCCCAGCAAGGCGGCGGGGCGCCCGAGGGCGAGCCGGACGAGCGGCAGGCCCGGGCCCTGGCGGCGCTGCAGGGGGCCCCGGCCACCCCAGAGAGCGTGGCGCAGGTGCTCTCGGCGGTGGTGGCCTGGGCCCGCGCGGCGGGCGTGGACCCCGAACTGGCCCTGCGCGACCACACCACAGCGGCGTTGCGGGCACTGGACGCCGGCGCAGCGGCACAGGGCACAGGCCAGCCCCGTGACTGA
- a CDS encoding NUDIX hydrolase produces MTDPLDRAAADPWAIWVGGRERRTLHLPEYRRAAVLVGLTQEPSPRVLLTVRSADLPTHRGQISFPGGSLEPGEDPVTGALREAQEEVGLDPAAVTVLGELDDVFTPIGFHVTPVLARIPAQPGLTLSAEVAQLLLPTLAELRALPVTTETRTLPDGTRVPLYRYPWQGHDIWGMTARILHDLLTQGPEGADGP; encoded by the coding sequence GTGACTGATCCACTGGACCGGGCTGCAGCAGACCCCTGGGCCATCTGGGTGGGTGGGCGCGAGCGCCGCACCCTGCACCTGCCCGAATATCGCCGCGCCGCCGTGCTGGTGGGCCTGACCCAGGAACCCAGCCCCCGAGTGCTGCTGACCGTTCGCTCGGCCGACCTGCCCACCCACCGGGGCCAGATCAGTTTTCCCGGCGGCAGTCTGGAACCAGGCGAGGACCCGGTCACGGGCGCCCTGCGCGAAGCTCAAGAGGAGGTGGGCCTGGACCCGGCCGCCGTGACCGTGCTGGGCGAACTGGACGACGTGTTCACGCCCATCGGCTTTCATGTGACGCCTGTGCTGGCCCGCATTCCCGCGCAGCCGGGGCTGACCCTCAGCGCCGAGGTGGCCCAGCTGCTGCTGCCCACCCTGGCCGAGTTGCGTGCCCTGCCCGTCACCACCGAAACCCGCACCCTCCCCGACGGCACCCGCGTGCCCCTGTACCGCTACCCCTGGCAGGGCCACGACATCTGGGGCATGACCGCCCGGATTCTGCACGACCTGCTGACCCAGGGGCCAGAGGGGGCAGATGGCCCATAG
- a CDS encoding DUF4384 domain-containing protein — translation MKKLFLIPAAMLISTAAAAPKISAQSIIVNPTQPDLSVSVRVDKDTSGNQNPAYRVGDKISISTTVNRDAYVYLFNVNPDGTVDQILPNRLSGENFVKANTTKVFPAPDDKFTYTVAGPIGQNKVLALASLTELDLDDISSFKSAQDQFATVNAKSQAGLAQALSIVVNPLPQNSWVSDTAFYTVAARNPVSTGSLFVGTNVNNATVILNGQRLGGANVTYSNLRAGTFPVRVQAPGYRDYTTTIAIRAGSTTNLNVEFAQAVTPAPAPAPAQYSITLRSPVNGARVFVDGDEVGTIRNGVLNIRVSRGTHEIVVVASGYRTFSNTYNVTQNGQITITPTR, via the coding sequence ATGAAGAAGCTTTTCCTGATTCCCGCCGCCATGCTGATCAGCACGGCCGCTGCGGCCCCCAAGATCAGTGCGCAGAGCATCATCGTGAACCCCACGCAGCCCGACCTGTCAGTCAGCGTGCGCGTGGACAAAGACACCAGCGGTAACCAGAACCCCGCCTACCGCGTGGGTGACAAAATTTCCATCAGCACCACGGTCAACCGCGACGCCTACGTCTACCTGTTCAATGTGAACCCCGACGGCACGGTGGACCAGATCCTGCCCAACCGTCTGAGCGGCGAGAACTTCGTCAAGGCGAACACCACCAAGGTGTTCCCCGCCCCCGACGACAAGTTCACGTACACCGTGGCCGGTCCCATCGGCCAGAACAAGGTGCTGGCCCTGGCCAGCCTGACCGAGCTGGACCTGGACGACATCAGCTCCTTCAAGAGCGCGCAGGACCAGTTCGCCACTGTGAACGCCAAGAGCCAGGCCGGTCTGGCCCAGGCCCTGAGCATCGTGGTCAACCCCCTGCCCCAGAACAGCTGGGTGAGTGATACCGCCTTCTACACCGTGGCGGCGCGCAACCCCGTGAGCACCGGCAGCCTGTTCGTGGGCACCAACGTGAACAACGCCACCGTGATCCTGAACGGTCAGCGGCTGGGCGGCGCCAACGTGACCTACAGCAACCTGCGTGCGGGCACCTTCCCGGTGCGCGTGCAGGCCCCTGGCTACCGCGACTACACCACCACCATCGCCATCCGTGCGGGCAGCACGACCAACCTGAACGTGGAATTCGCCCAGGCGGTGACCCCTGCCCCCGCACCGGCCCCCGCGCAGTACTCCATCACGCTGCGTAGCCCGGTGAACGGCGCCCGCGTGTTCGTGGACGGCGACGAAGTGGGCACCATCCGCAACGGCGTGCTGAACATCCGCGTGTCGCGCGGCACCCACGAGATCGTGGTCGTGGCCTCCGGCTACCGCACCTTCAGCAACACCTACAACGTGACCCAGAACGGTCAGATCACCATTACCCCCACCCGCTAA